The proteins below are encoded in one region of Vespa velutina chromosome 11, iVesVel2.1, whole genome shotgun sequence:
- the LOC124952860 gene encoding centromere-associated protein E isoform X4: protein MKFFSLLLLLLCFCSSLCSTREITHEDIKDAMLSLVHMMRENTEKLERHEVRERQLGEQLKKAISVLTKRVSAIDGLKQQFTKLDERFAGIEQLIAQRDERERIQMQKTTDALEDLEVKLEGWLTDIETKITKVHDISLNHREINPDILSKLNNTELLLIGHITDLEFTLKSTSMELKETVTNQLNKAQSMDMKLQDINDNLKNVKNSMEIIKESSKSPKKYLDEQLNIFLLVKEQSKALKDIEELVRNSIGDIHELPQVNEARTLHNETELLLQETKHTIKDIIIKESIDIQNKIMKSKEESKDTVEALRMAMADNSNHVSKELHDLSKGQLLMVSMADHVLDTKKRVEYGVHQILLEVGDLVKAQSKNINNTINTRFDGISNDIMDNQNGALANLTTKMEQEMNQVWRQINVMYQQMTESAKALDKLHKQNEVYINGTTSTMDGMENKVSEITKRMTEVDKNLNYLLGRLLLVTQEFNQIKTGLGTALDNIKASFKEVQEKASDLSNPGPYPVPENYSELNEPRTN, encoded by the exons atgaagtttTTCAGTCTACTATTACTTTTGCTTTGTTTCTGTAGTAGTCTATGTAGTACAAGAGAAATCAC acATGAGGATATAAAAGATGCTATGTTAAGTTTGGTACATATGATGCGAGAAAACACAGAAAAATTGGAAAGACATGAAGTGCGTGAACGACAGTTAGGAGAGCAATTAAAAAAAGCTATATCTGTATTAACAAAGCGAGTATCTGCCATAGATGGATTAAAACAGcaatttacaaaattagatGAACGATTTGCAGGAATTGAACAATTAATTGCACAG AGGGATGAGCGAGAGCGTATACAAATGCAGAAAACAACAGATGCTTTAGAAGATTTGGAAGTTAAATTAGAAGGATGGTTAACAGATATAGAAACTAAAATAACCAAAGTTCatgatatatcattaaatcatAGAGAAATAAATCCTGATATTTTATCCAAGTTAAATAATACAGAATTATTGCTTATAGGACACATTACAGATCTTGAATTTACTTTGAAATCAACATCAATGGAATTAAAAGAAACTGTAACAAATCAGTTAAACAAAGCACAATCAATGGATATGAAG TTGcaagatattaatgataatttaaaaaatgttaaaaattcaatggaaattattaaagaatcaTCTAAATCtccaaagaaatatttagacgaacaattaaatatctttttactaGTGAAAGAACAAAGTAAAGcattaaaagatattgaagAGTTGGTAAGGAATTCTATAGGAGATATTCATGAATTACCACA agtTAACGAAGCTCGGACATTGCACAATGAAACAGAATTACTTTTACAAGAAACTAAACACACAATTAaagatatcattattaaagaaagtattgatatacaaaataaaataatgaaaagtaaagaagagtCAAAAGATACGGTTGAAGCATTaag aATGGCTATGGCAGATAATTCTAATCATGTAAGCAAGGAATTACATGATCTTAGCAAAGGTCAATTATTAATGGTTTCAATGGCTGATCATGTATTagatacgaaaaaaagagtagaATATGGCGTACATCAAATTCTTTTGGAAGTAGGAGACTTAGTGAAGGCACagagtaaaaatattaacaatacaaTCAATACAAGATTCGATGGAATTTCTAATGATATAATGGACAATCAGAATGGTGCTTTAGCAAATTTAACTACTAAAATGGAACAAGAAATGAATCAG gtTTGGAGACAAATAAATGTAATGTATCAGCAAATGACAGAGAGTGCGAAAGCTTTAGACAAATTACATAAGCAAAATGAAGTTTATATTAATGGTACAACTTCTACTATGGATGGAATggaaaataaa GTAAGCGAAATAACAAAGCGTATGACAGaagtagataaaaatttaaattatctattGGGTCGTCTTTTATTGGTAACACAAGAATTTAACCAAATTAAGACTGGATTAGGTACAGCATTAGACAACATTAAAGCCTCTTTTAAAGAAGTGCAAGAAAAAGCCAGTGATTTAAGTAATCCAGGACCATATCCAGTGCCTGAAAATTATAGTGAACTAAATGAACCAAGAACtaactaa
- the LOC124952860 gene encoding centromere-associated protein E isoform X3, producing the protein MIRYLRKIMKFFSLLLLLLCFCSSLCSTREITHEDIKDAMLSLVHMMRENTEKLERHEVRERQLGEQLKKAISVLTKRVSAIDGLKQQFTKLDERFAGIEQLIAQRDERERIQMQKTTDALEDLEVKLEGWLTDIETKITKVHDISLNHREINPDILSKLNNTELLLIGHITDLEFTLKSTSMELKETVTNQLNKAQSMDMKLQDINDNLKNVKNSMEIIKESSKSPKKYLDEQLNIFLLVKEQSKALKDIEELVRNSIGDIHELPQVNEARTLHNETELLLQETKHTIKDIIIKESIDIQNKIMKSKEESKDTVEALRMAMADNSNHVSKELHDLSKGQLLMVSMADHVLDTKKRVEYGVHQILLEVGDLVKAQSKNINNTINTRFDGISNDIMDNQNGALANLTTKMEQEMNQVWRQINVMYQQMTESAKALDKLHKQNEVYINGTTSTMDGMENKVSEITKRMTEVDKNLNYLLGRLLLVTQEFNQIKTGLGTALDNIKASFKEVQEKASDLSNPGPYPVPENYSELNEPRTN; encoded by the exons ATGATAAG atatttaagaaaaataatgaagtttTTCAGTCTACTATTACTTTTGCTTTGTTTCTGTAGTAGTCTATGTAGTACAAGAGAAATCAC acATGAGGATATAAAAGATGCTATGTTAAGTTTGGTACATATGATGCGAGAAAACACAGAAAAATTGGAAAGACATGAAGTGCGTGAACGACAGTTAGGAGAGCAATTAAAAAAAGCTATATCTGTATTAACAAAGCGAGTATCTGCCATAGATGGATTAAAACAGcaatttacaaaattagatGAACGATTTGCAGGAATTGAACAATTAATTGCACAG AGGGATGAGCGAGAGCGTATACAAATGCAGAAAACAACAGATGCTTTAGAAGATTTGGAAGTTAAATTAGAAGGATGGTTAACAGATATAGAAACTAAAATAACCAAAGTTCatgatatatcattaaatcatAGAGAAATAAATCCTGATATTTTATCCAAGTTAAATAATACAGAATTATTGCTTATAGGACACATTACAGATCTTGAATTTACTTTGAAATCAACATCAATGGAATTAAAAGAAACTGTAACAAATCAGTTAAACAAAGCACAATCAATGGATATGAAG TTGcaagatattaatgataatttaaaaaatgttaaaaattcaatggaaattattaaagaatcaTCTAAATCtccaaagaaatatttagacgaacaattaaatatctttttactaGTGAAAGAACAAAGTAAAGcattaaaagatattgaagAGTTGGTAAGGAATTCTATAGGAGATATTCATGAATTACCACA agtTAACGAAGCTCGGACATTGCACAATGAAACAGAATTACTTTTACAAGAAACTAAACACACAATTAaagatatcattattaaagaaagtattgatatacaaaataaaataatgaaaagtaaagaagagtCAAAAGATACGGTTGAAGCATTaag aATGGCTATGGCAGATAATTCTAATCATGTAAGCAAGGAATTACATGATCTTAGCAAAGGTCAATTATTAATGGTTTCAATGGCTGATCATGTATTagatacgaaaaaaagagtagaATATGGCGTACATCAAATTCTTTTGGAAGTAGGAGACTTAGTGAAGGCACagagtaaaaatattaacaatacaaTCAATACAAGATTCGATGGAATTTCTAATGATATAATGGACAATCAGAATGGTGCTTTAGCAAATTTAACTACTAAAATGGAACAAGAAATGAATCAG gtTTGGAGACAAATAAATGTAATGTATCAGCAAATGACAGAGAGTGCGAAAGCTTTAGACAAATTACATAAGCAAAATGAAGTTTATATTAATGGTACAACTTCTACTATGGATGGAATggaaaataaa GTAAGCGAAATAACAAAGCGTATGACAGaagtagataaaaatttaaattatctattGGGTCGTCTTTTATTGGTAACACAAGAATTTAACCAAATTAAGACTGGATTAGGTACAGCATTAGACAACATTAAAGCCTCTTTTAAAGAAGTGCAAGAAAAAGCCAGTGATTTAAGTAATCCAGGACCATATCCAGTGCCTGAAAATTATAGTGAACTAAATGAACCAAGAACtaactaa
- the LOC124952860 gene encoding centromere-associated protein E isoform X5, with product MLSLVHMMRENTEKLERHEVRERQLGEQLKKAISVLTKRVSAIDGLKQQFTKLDERFAGIEQLIAQRDERERIQMQKTTDALEDLEVKLEGWLTDIETKITKVHDISLNHREINPDILSKLNNTELLLIGHITDLEFTLKSTSMELKETVTNQLNKAQSMDMKLQDINDNLKNVKNSMEIIKESSKSPKKYLDEQLNIFLLVKEQSKALKDIEELVRNSIGDIHELPQVNEARTLHNETELLLQETKHTIKDIIIKESIDIQNKIMKSKEESKDTVEALRMAMADNSNHVSKELHDLSKGQLLMVSMADHVLDTKKRVEYGVHQILLEVGDLVKAQSKNINNTINTRFDGISNDIMDNQNGALANLTTKMEQEMNQVWRQINVMYQQMTESAKALDKLHKQNEVYINGTTSTMDGMENKVSEITKRMTEVDKNLNYLLGRLLLVTQEFNQIKTGLGTALDNIKASFKEVQEKASDLSNPGPYPVPENYSELNEPRTN from the exons ATGTTAAGTTTGGTACATATGATGCGAGAAAACACAGAAAAATTGGAAAGACATGAAGTGCGTGAACGACAGTTAGGAGAGCAATTAAAAAAAGCTATATCTGTATTAACAAAGCGAGTATCTGCCATAGATGGATTAAAACAGcaatttacaaaattagatGAACGATTTGCAGGAATTGAACAATTAATTGCACAG AGGGATGAGCGAGAGCGTATACAAATGCAGAAAACAACAGATGCTTTAGAAGATTTGGAAGTTAAATTAGAAGGATGGTTAACAGATATAGAAACTAAAATAACCAAAGTTCatgatatatcattaaatcatAGAGAAATAAATCCTGATATTTTATCCAAGTTAAATAATACAGAATTATTGCTTATAGGACACATTACAGATCTTGAATTTACTTTGAAATCAACATCAATGGAATTAAAAGAAACTGTAACAAATCAGTTAAACAAAGCACAATCAATGGATATGAAG TTGcaagatattaatgataatttaaaaaatgttaaaaattcaatggaaattattaaagaatcaTCTAAATCtccaaagaaatatttagacgaacaattaaatatctttttactaGTGAAAGAACAAAGTAAAGcattaaaagatattgaagAGTTGGTAAGGAATTCTATAGGAGATATTCATGAATTACCACA agtTAACGAAGCTCGGACATTGCACAATGAAACAGAATTACTTTTACAAGAAACTAAACACACAATTAaagatatcattattaaagaaagtattgatatacaaaataaaataatgaaaagtaaagaagagtCAAAAGATACGGTTGAAGCATTaag aATGGCTATGGCAGATAATTCTAATCATGTAAGCAAGGAATTACATGATCTTAGCAAAGGTCAATTATTAATGGTTTCAATGGCTGATCATGTATTagatacgaaaaaaagagtagaATATGGCGTACATCAAATTCTTTTGGAAGTAGGAGACTTAGTGAAGGCACagagtaaaaatattaacaatacaaTCAATACAAGATTCGATGGAATTTCTAATGATATAATGGACAATCAGAATGGTGCTTTAGCAAATTTAACTACTAAAATGGAACAAGAAATGAATCAG gtTTGGAGACAAATAAATGTAATGTATCAGCAAATGACAGAGAGTGCGAAAGCTTTAGACAAATTACATAAGCAAAATGAAGTTTATATTAATGGTACAACTTCTACTATGGATGGAATggaaaataaa GTAAGCGAAATAACAAAGCGTATGACAGaagtagataaaaatttaaattatctattGGGTCGTCTTTTATTGGTAACACAAGAATTTAACCAAATTAAGACTGGATTAGGTACAGCATTAGACAACATTAAAGCCTCTTTTAAAGAAGTGCAAGAAAAAGCCAGTGATTTAAGTAATCCAGGACCATATCCAGTGCCTGAAAATTATAGTGAACTAAATGAACCAAGAACtaactaa